The Niallia alba genome includes a window with the following:
- a CDS encoding protein phosphatase 2C domain-containing protein — MEYKWVGSDKHFVDQINILQLKNNLVVGRFGGNSSSGQYKNEDGCLIWIDEQNDWELVTLLDAHDTAQSADLVIKSIDEKRKEIKMILQLSLNQVFPQITSFFLNHFSNEEFLEKCKMIQGETACLIVIRKENFLWWLSIGDCILALNHPELARLGEYQQNHRSFYEWIGQNSTFHQGVPSYSLGVKELRKGKTHIFLTTDGLTECPNSDYYTIAPIFHPFGKLTNQEGVYSLLKDIKKNKVRDSTTIISWFVTNKEESTMPSDLNR, encoded by the coding sequence ATGGAATATAAATGGGTAGGTAGTGATAAGCATTTTGTTGATCAAATTAATATTCTTCAGCTAAAAAATAACTTAGTAGTTGGCCGATTTGGAGGGAATTCATCTTCAGGTCAATATAAAAATGAGGACGGTTGCTTAATCTGGATAGATGAACAAAATGATTGGGAACTAGTGACTCTCTTAGATGCACATGATACAGCGCAGAGTGCAGATTTAGTCATAAAAAGTATTGATGAAAAACGAAAAGAGATAAAAATGATTCTACAATTATCGTTAAATCAAGTGTTTCCACAAATTACTTCCTTTTTCTTAAACCATTTTTCCAACGAGGAATTTCTAGAAAAATGCAAAATGATTCAAGGAGAAACTGCATGCTTAATCGTTATACGAAAAGAAAACTTTCTATGGTGGTTATCGATTGGTGATTGCATCCTTGCATTAAATCATCCAGAACTTGCAAGATTAGGAGAATACCAGCAAAATCATCGAAGTTTTTATGAATGGATTGGCCAAAATAGTACCTTCCATCAAGGAGTGCCCTCTTATAGTTTAGGAGTGAAAGAATTAAGGAAAGGAAAAACACATATATTTCTGACTACAGATGGTCTTACTGAATGTCCCAACAGTGATTATTATACAATTGCCCCTATCTTTCACCCATTTGGAAAGCTAACTAATCAAGAAGGAGTCTATAGCTTATTAAAAGACATAAAAAAGAACAAAGTTCGTGATAGTACAACAATCATTTCTTGGTTCGTAACCAATAAAGAAGAGTCTACAATGCCAAGTGATTTAAATAGGTAA
- a CDS encoding glyceraldehyde-3-phosphate dehydrogenase, which yields MTISVAINGFGRIGRMVLRNAINDQNIHITAINASYSSETIAHLIKYDTIHGKFHGKVVAMDDSIVINGQKILLVNNRNPENLPWKELDIDIVIEATGKFNARDKAALHLKAGAKKVVLTAPGVNADATIVMGVNEETLNINKHYIISNASCTTNCLGPVVKVIDEHFKIKNGLMTTIHSYTNDQNNIDNPHKDLRRARSCGQNIIPTTTGAAKALKQILPHLEGKLHGMALRVPTQNVSLVDLVVDLEKNVTSEAINQVFEEAAKGKLKGILAITDEPLVSVDFNTTTQSATIDALSTMVIGQNKVKILAWYDNEWGYSNRVVDLVKLVGSKMRVEMDSQAV from the coding sequence ATGACTATATCAGTTGCGATTAATGGGTTTGGGAGAATTGGAAGAATGGTTCTTAGAAATGCAATTAATGACCAAAATATACATATTACTGCTATTAATGCTAGTTATTCATCTGAAACGATAGCACATTTAATAAAGTATGACACAATTCATGGCAAGTTCCATGGTAAAGTAGTTGCTATGGATGATTCGATTGTTATCAATGGACAAAAAATCCTGTTAGTGAATAACCGTAATCCAGAAAATTTACCTTGGAAGGAACTAGATATTGATATTGTTATAGAAGCGACAGGTAAATTTAATGCAAGAGACAAAGCAGCCTTGCATTTGAAAGCCGGCGCAAAAAAAGTTGTATTAACAGCACCTGGTGTAAATGCGGATGCAACCATTGTGATGGGTGTGAATGAAGAGACTTTAAATATTAATAAACATTACATTATTTCCAATGCTTCGTGTACGACCAATTGCTTAGGACCAGTCGTTAAGGTTATAGATGAGCATTTCAAGATAAAAAATGGATTAATGACGACCATTCATTCCTATACAAATGATCAAAATAATATTGATAATCCGCATAAGGATTTGCGCAGAGCAAGATCTTGCGGACAAAATATTATTCCAACTACAACAGGTGCTGCTAAAGCTTTAAAACAGATTCTTCCTCACTTAGAAGGAAAACTTCATGGAATGGCATTGCGAGTACCAACCCAGAATGTTTCACTAGTGGATTTAGTCGTTGATTTAGAGAAAAATGTAACGTCAGAAGCTATTAATCAAGTCTTTGAAGAAGCAGCAAAAGGAAAGCTTAAAGGTATCCTTGCTATTACCGATGAACCTTTAGTATCTGTTGACTTTAACACAACTACCCAATCAGCCACCATTGATGCTTTATCTACAATGGTTATAGGACAAAACAAAGTAAAGATCCTTGCATGGTATGACAATGAATGGGGCTATTCAAACCGAGTAGTAGATTTAGTAAAACTCGTTGGAAGTAAAATGCGTGTGGAGATGGATAGTCAAGCAGTCTAA
- a CDS encoding P-loop NTPase family protein encodes MVKTAPNKIHIIGSVGSGKTTLARDLSKMMQIPYYELDNVVWKRTENGDSRRTEEERKEFLHSITETDKWVIEGVHSEPWVSKSFYQADIIIFLDTNYAIRTYWIIKRFFKQKLGLEKANYQPNWQIFFKMFKWNKHFEQVGKPYFFKTYEKYQNKIFVVKNNKAIYRKYFLKSD; translated from the coding sequence AAGACAACATTGGCGAGGGATTTATCAAAGATGATGCAAATTCCTTATTATGAATTAGATAATGTCGTTTGGAAGCGAACGGAAAATGGTGATAGTAGAAGAACGGAAGAAGAAAGAAAAGAATTTTTACATTCAATCACAGAAACGGATAAATGGGTTATTGAAGGAGTTCATAGTGAACCATGGGTTAGCAAAAGTTTCTATCAAGCAGATATAATTATTTTCTTGGATACTAATTATGCTATTCGAACATATTGGATTATAAAAAGATTTTTTAAACAAAAGCTTGGTCTAGAAAAAGCAAATTATCAACCAAATTGGCAGATTTTCTTTAAAATGTTTAAATGGAATAAACACTTTGAGCAAGTAGGGAAACCTTATTTTTTTAAGACATATGAAAAGTATCAAAATAAAATCTTTGTAGTTAAGAATAATAAAGCTATTTATCGGAAATATTTTTTGAAAAGTGATTGA
- a CDS encoding DUF975 family protein codes for MKLKIRQIKSQARQSLRGSWGKGVLLTLIYFLISIVVTTLIEILFSGGIHNWLYQDYSPLGSELINFIIYILYIPLTVGILWFYLGLVRAEKPEVPQVFSIYINANLSLKLIGTNIMIGIFTFLWTLLLVIPGIIKGLAYSQTLYLFKDNPEYGIFEAITESRRRMDGYKWKYFLLNLSFIGWGLLCILSLGIGFLWLVPYIYTSNATFYHNHIAEKEVIEL; via the coding sequence ATGAAATTGAAGATAAGACAAATTAAATCACAAGCGAGGCAATCATTAAGAGGCTCATGGGGAAAAGGTGTTTTATTAACCTTAATTTATTTCCTTATTAGTATCGTTGTAACGACATTAATAGAAATTTTATTTAGTGGCGGGATTCATAATTGGCTTTATCAAGACTATTCTCCGCTTGGCTCAGAATTAATCAATTTTATTATCTATATCTTGTATATCCCGCTCACAGTAGGTATTCTCTGGTTTTATTTAGGACTTGTACGCGCGGAAAAACCTGAAGTTCCTCAAGTTTTCAGTATTTACATAAATGCTAATCTTTCTTTAAAGCTTATTGGAACAAATATTATGATCGGCATTTTTACTTTTTTATGGACTTTATTGTTAGTTATTCCTGGTATTATTAAAGGGCTAGCATATTCACAGACATTGTATTTGTTTAAAGACAATCCAGAGTATGGAATCTTTGAAGCAATTACGGAAAGCAGAAGAAGAATGGATGGATACAAGTGGAAATATTTTTTATTAAACTTAAGCTTTATTGGATGGGGTCTGCTTTGTATACTTTCATTAGGAATCGGCTTTCTTTGGTTAGTTCCTTACATCTATACCTCTAATGCCACTTTTTATCATAATCATATTGCGGAAAAAGAGGTTATTGAACTTTAA